The Triticum aestivum cultivar Chinese Spring chromosome 7B, IWGSC CS RefSeq v2.1, whole genome shotgun sequence genome window below encodes:
- the LOC123161892 gene encoding spore wall protein 1, with translation MRACVFIPAGSSVQRHPLKCNCHCHNPLCLYHFEEFFGTMGSKMLLVTALLVGIASQSYATRSLDGNHLADQKYGGGGYGGGGGGSGGGGGYGGGGSGGGGGYGGGGGGGGYGGGGGGYTPTPTPSTPSHSGSCDYWKGHPEKIIDCIGNLGSILGSLGEVCHAFFGSKIHTLQDALCNTRTDCYGDLLREGAAAYINAIAAKKEKFAYTAYQVKECVAVGLTSEFAAAAQAAMLKKANYACHY, from the exons ATGCGCGCTTGTGTATTTATACCTGCAGGGTCAAGTGTCCAAAGGCACCCACTCAAGTGCAACTGCCACTGCCACAATCCTCTTTGTCTCTACCACTTTGAGGAGTTCTTCGGAACGATGGGCTCCAAGATGCTTCTGGTCACCGCTCTCTTGGTGGGCATAGCCTCTCAGAGCTATGCCACCAGGAGCCTTGACGGAAACCACTTGGCTGATCAGAAGT ACGGCGGTGGCGGCTACGGAGGTGGCGGTGGGGGCTCCGGAGGTGGTGGTGGCTACGGaggaggtggcagcggcggcggaggtggctatggaggaggaggcggcggcggcggctacggaggaggaggcggcggttaCACACCGACACCAACACCGTCGACGCCCAGCCACAGCGGATCCTGCGA CTACTGGAAGGGCCACCCGGAGAAGATCATCGACTGCATCGGCAACCTGGGCAGCATTCTGGGCTCCCTCGGCGAGGTGTGCCACGCCTTCTTCGGCAGCAAGATCCATACCCTGCAGGACGCGCTGTGCAACACCCGGACCGACTGCTACGGTGACCTGCTGCGCGAGGGCGCCGCCGCCTACATCAACGCCATCGCCGCCAAGAAGGAGAAGTTCGCCTACACCGCCTACCAGGTCAAGGAGTGCGTCGCCGTCGGGCTCACCTCCGAGTTCGCCGCCGCAGCGCAGGCCGCCATGTTGAAGAAGGCCAACTACGCATGTCACTACTAG